One stretch of Clavibacter californiensis DNA includes these proteins:
- the moaA gene encoding GTP 3',8-cyclase MoaA, whose protein sequence is MSTSLGMPAMPRPAAAPGPARPDDPALLDPFGRRATDLRISLTDRCNLRCTYCMPAEGLPFTPDRQALQLAEIERLVRIGTRDLGVRQVRFTGGEPLLRRDLIEIIAACAAIPDRPEISLTTNAIGLSSRAQALKDAGLDRINVSLDSVHAETFRLITRRPFLDRVLDGIDAAAAAGLAPIKINAVLVRGVNDDQAADLLEWAVAGGHQLRFIEQMPLDADHAWDRDEMITAAEIRARLSERFTLVPDEEPRDGSPAELWRVHSREGGAGTAMLGRVGVIASVTEPFCADCRRTRLTATGGVRSCLFSHTETDLLAPLRSGASDQEIADLWRGAMWAKPKGHGMDDADFIQPARSMSAIGG, encoded by the coding sequence ATGAGCACCTCGCTGGGGATGCCGGCGATGCCGCGTCCCGCCGCCGCTCCGGGCCCCGCCCGGCCCGACGATCCGGCGCTCCTCGACCCCTTCGGCCGGCGCGCGACCGACCTCCGCATCTCGCTCACCGACCGCTGCAACCTGCGCTGCACCTACTGCATGCCGGCCGAGGGACTCCCGTTCACGCCCGACCGGCAGGCGCTGCAGCTCGCCGAGATCGAGCGGCTCGTGCGCATCGGCACGCGCGACCTCGGCGTCCGCCAGGTGCGCTTCACGGGCGGCGAGCCCCTGCTCCGCCGCGACCTCATCGAGATCATCGCCGCGTGCGCCGCGATCCCCGACCGACCCGAGATCTCCCTCACCACCAACGCGATCGGCCTCTCGTCGCGCGCGCAGGCCCTCAAGGACGCGGGGCTCGACCGGATCAACGTGTCGCTCGACTCCGTGCACGCCGAGACGTTCCGGCTCATCACGCGCCGCCCGTTCCTCGACCGCGTGCTCGACGGGATCGACGCCGCAGCTGCTGCGGGGCTCGCGCCCATCAAGATCAACGCGGTGCTCGTGCGCGGCGTCAACGACGACCAGGCGGCGGATCTCCTCGAGTGGGCGGTCGCGGGCGGACACCAGCTGCGCTTCATCGAGCAGATGCCGCTCGACGCCGACCACGCGTGGGACCGCGACGAGATGATCACGGCCGCCGAGATCCGCGCGCGCCTGTCGGAGCGCTTCACGCTCGTGCCCGACGAGGAGCCGCGCGACGGATCCCCCGCCGAGCTCTGGCGCGTGCACTCGCGCGAGGGCGGGGCGGGCACGGCGATGCTCGGCCGCGTGGGCGTCATCGCGAGCGTCACCGAGCCGTTCTGCGCCGACTGCCGCCGCACGCGCCTCACCGCGACGGGCGGCGTGCGCAGCTGCCTCTTCTCGCACACCGAGACCGACCTGCTCGCTCCTCTCCGCTCCGGCGCGTCCGACCAGGAGATCGCCGACCTCTGGCGCGGCGCGATGTGGGCGAAGCCGAAGGGCCACGGCATGGACGACGCCGACTTCATCCAGCCCGCCCGCTCCATGAGCGCGATCGGGGGCTGA
- a CDS encoding DUF1648 domain-containing protein — protein sequence MTTTAPSPLPTGARVAVVAPAAVIALALGVAAVLLAPELPARIAVHFAADGTPDGWGSPWVMLAVALGLAVVSVALAVAALRARDRRTAATVLLVANLVTGILSAGWIAIAASAAVGDGTFPVAWSVVLLGVGAVAAGIPVAVLVRAAGPVPAHDVAPLEIPATARVAWRGRTGSGWFAGIGAAVVVLGFVAAASASAGDAGTAALTGIPLVVAGVAVLALARVDVTVDRRGFRVVSAWTRIPIMRVPLARIESAGWEDVSPGQWGGWGLRLSGRGLAYVTRSGPGLVVRLSGGRARLVTVADADRGAAVLEAVLAGRRTS from the coding sequence ATGACCACCACAGCACCCTCGCCCCTGCCGACCGGCGCGCGCGTGGCGGTGGTCGCCCCGGCGGCGGTCATCGCCCTTGCGCTCGGCGTCGCGGCCGTCCTGCTCGCGCCGGAGCTGCCCGCCCGCATAGCCGTCCACTTCGCCGCCGACGGGACGCCCGACGGATGGGGCTCGCCCTGGGTGATGCTCGCGGTCGCGCTGGGCCTCGCGGTCGTGTCCGTGGCGCTGGCCGTCGCCGCCCTGCGGGCACGGGACCGGCGCACGGCGGCCACGGTGCTCCTCGTCGCGAACCTCGTGACGGGCATCCTCTCCGCGGGATGGATCGCGATCGCGGCGTCCGCCGCCGTCGGCGACGGCACCTTCCCCGTCGCGTGGAGCGTCGTGCTCCTCGGGGTGGGAGCAGTGGCGGCCGGGATCCCCGTGGCCGTCCTGGTCCGCGCCGCCGGACCCGTCCCCGCGCACGACGTGGCGCCGCTCGAGATCCCCGCCACGGCCCGCGTGGCCTGGCGCGGGCGCACCGGCAGCGGATGGTTCGCGGGCATCGGCGCGGCCGTCGTGGTGCTCGGGTTCGTCGCCGCGGCCAGCGCGTCGGCGGGGGACGCCGGCACCGCCGCGCTCACCGGCATCCCGCTGGTCGTGGCCGGCGTCGCCGTGCTCGCTCTCGCCCGCGTCGACGTCACGGTCGACCGGCGCGGGTTCCGCGTCGTGTCGGCGTGGACGCGGATCCCGATCATGCGCGTCCCGCTCGCCCGCATCGAGTCGGCCGGGTGGGAGGACGTCTCGCCGGGGCAGTGGGGCGGCTGGGGCCTGCGCCTCTCAGGTCGTGGGCTGGCGTACGTCACCCGATCCGGGCCCGGCCTCGTCGTGCGGCTCAGCGGCGGTCGAGCGCGGCTGGTCACCGTGGCGGACGCGGATCGCGGCGCTGCCGTCCTCGAGGCAGTCCTCGCGGGGCGCCGCACGTCCTGA
- a CDS encoding GntR family transcriptional regulator codes for MLITVDPAAKASLAEQVATQIRYAIARGELASGERLPSARDLAASVEVNMHTVLRAYASLKADGLIELRRGRGATVIRSGNASFDRLRTLVEELRDQADTLEVPLDDLLTMIKGAR; via the coding sequence ATGCTCATCACGGTGGATCCTGCGGCGAAGGCCTCGCTCGCCGAGCAGGTGGCCACGCAGATCCGCTACGCGATAGCGCGCGGCGAGCTCGCGAGCGGGGAGCGGCTGCCGTCGGCGCGCGACCTCGCCGCCTCCGTCGAGGTGAACATGCACACGGTGCTCCGCGCGTACGCGAGCCTCAAGGCGGACGGGCTGATCGAGCTGCGTCGAGGCCGCGGCGCGACGGTGATCCGCTCGGGCAACGCGTCCTTCGACCGCCTGCGGACGCTCGTCGAGGAGCTGCGCGACCAGGCGGACACCCTCGAGGTGCCGCTCGACGACCTCCTCACCATGATCAAGGGAGCACGATGA
- a CDS encoding LacI family DNA-binding transcriptional regulator yields the protein MAGPARLSGSGAAGREAAGRATIHDVAAAAGVSRQTVTRAMNGMPGISEETKRRVLDAADQLAYRPSRFGRGLVTGGDHQLGLVVDDLRNPWSPELAAAVVRIAAARGWNVSLADVGLAADSDRMVEALGAQTDAVIGTLGSRAAEWIARLGSVPVVELDPRGDPLRAAVQLDPSEAIDALADHLDAVGVRHPVVLDAAVAAGPSPRAALLVRAFEARSMEVSVVRASAPTAEAAAVATERVVARPRTADAIVAFNDVCALGVLSACRRAGVDVPGDVRVVGIDGLSLGRLLAPTLTTLAVDLDELARHALDLAVAMIAGDLPRSGPEVIRTVRHQLVVRESA from the coding sequence GTGGCTGGACCTGCGCGGCTGAGCGGGTCGGGCGCGGCCGGCCGGGAGGCGGCCGGCCGCGCCACGATCCACGACGTCGCGGCCGCCGCCGGGGTCTCCCGCCAGACCGTGACGCGCGCGATGAACGGCATGCCGGGCATCAGCGAGGAGACGAAGCGGCGCGTGCTCGACGCCGCGGATCAGCTCGCGTACCGCCCGTCGCGGTTCGGGCGCGGGCTCGTGACGGGCGGGGACCACCAGCTCGGCCTCGTGGTCGACGACCTGCGGAACCCGTGGTCGCCCGAGCTCGCGGCCGCGGTCGTGCGCATCGCGGCGGCACGAGGCTGGAACGTGTCGCTCGCCGACGTGGGCCTCGCCGCCGACTCCGACCGCATGGTCGAAGCCCTCGGCGCGCAGACCGACGCCGTGATCGGGACCCTCGGATCGCGCGCCGCCGAGTGGATCGCGCGGCTCGGCTCGGTGCCGGTCGTCGAGCTGGATCCGCGCGGCGACCCCCTGCGCGCCGCCGTGCAGCTGGATCCCTCGGAGGCGATCGACGCCCTCGCCGACCACCTCGACGCGGTCGGCGTGCGGCACCCGGTCGTGCTCGACGCCGCGGTCGCTGCGGGCCCCAGCCCCCGCGCCGCCCTGCTCGTGCGCGCGTTCGAGGCGCGGTCGATGGAGGTGTCCGTCGTCCGCGCATCCGCGCCCACGGCGGAGGCCGCCGCCGTCGCGACCGAGCGCGTCGTCGCCCGCCCGCGCACGGCCGACGCGATCGTCGCCTTCAACGACGTGTGCGCCCTCGGCGTGCTCTCCGCCTGCCGTCGCGCGGGCGTCGACGTGCCGGGCGACGTGCGCGTGGTCGGCATCGACGGCCTCTCGCTCGGCCGCCTGCTCGCGCCGACCCTCACGACGCTCGCGGTCGACCTCGACGAGCTCGCCCGCCACGCGCTCGACCTCGCGGTCGCGATGATCGCGGGCGACCTGCCGCGCTCCGGCCCCGAGGTGATCCGCACGGTGCGGCACCAGCTGGTGGTGCGCGAGTCGGCGTGA
- a CDS encoding VOC family protein: MPRITPTLWFGEEIEEAARFYVDLFPDSRITDTSRYPDDFPDPALRGTALVIDVELDGQGIRLLNGGPGMQATEAVSLSISAADQEEVDRYWDAFADGGTEGRCGWVRDRWGFWWQVVPEAMASTIGGPDPEGAARAMAAMMGMGRLVVAELQAAYDGR, encoded by the coding sequence ATGCCGCGCATCACCCCCACCCTCTGGTTCGGCGAGGAGATCGAGGAGGCGGCCCGGTTCTACGTCGACCTGTTCCCCGACTCGCGGATCACCGACACCTCGCGCTACCCCGACGACTTCCCCGACCCGGCCCTCCGCGGCACCGCCCTCGTGATCGACGTCGAGCTCGACGGCCAGGGGATCCGCCTGCTGAACGGCGGCCCGGGCATGCAGGCGACCGAGGCGGTGTCCCTGTCGATCTCGGCCGCGGACCAGGAGGAGGTCGACCGCTACTGGGACGCCTTCGCCGACGGCGGGACCGAGGGCCGCTGCGGCTGGGTGCGCGACCGCTGGGGCTTCTGGTGGCAGGTCGTCCCGGAGGCGATGGCGTCCACGATCGGCGGGCCCGACCCCGAGGGCGCCGCGCGCGCCATGGCCGCGATGATGGGCATGGGCCGGCTCGTCGTGGCCGAGCTGCAGGCGGCGTACGACGGGCGCTGA
- a CDS encoding MoaD/ThiS family protein — translation MILSVELFAAAAAALGRTTDELELPSAAVLGDLMDALGARAAASSDPANASAVLARCTYLVEGVATTDRDAPLTAGSAVDVLPPFSGG, via the coding sequence GTGATCCTCTCCGTGGAGCTCTTCGCCGCAGCTGCCGCCGCGCTCGGCCGCACGACCGACGAGCTGGAACTGCCGTCCGCAGCTGTGCTCGGCGACCTCATGGACGCGCTCGGCGCCCGTGCCGCCGCGAGCTCGGATCCGGCGAACGCGTCCGCCGTCCTCGCCCGCTGCACCTACCTCGTCGAGGGCGTCGCGACCACGGACCGGGACGCACCCCTCACCGCCGGTAGCGCCGTGGACGTGCTGCCGCCGTTCTCGGGCGGCTGA
- a CDS encoding aldo/keto reductase: MTDPTPTTTTAPGWAVLGPGSIARRFLSQLPASERAARLVAAGSSSVERAGAFAAEAADHGFADVTGADYDAVLADPAVDAVYISTVHTGHADLVIRALEAGKAVLCEKPLAVNHGTAMALVDAARTAGVPLVEAYMYRFHPQTAALLDLLREGVIGDVAHVDASFSFRTGSRTGRLYDTATAGGGILDVGGYTVTAAAAVVQAATGIAVAEPLTLEVDGTVGPTGVDEWSVARATYRGGAGQQGITATLRTGVALDEPQALTIHGSKGRIHLSDPWTLGDTPTIEVSVVGEEPRTLTFAGAKPYAIEADATTDALAAGLGEAAQMTLDETLATARTLDRWRAALQLRYPFESEDADIPTVSGRPLAVRDDSPMLYGEIPGVGKRMSRLVMGVDNQPDLAHASAIFDHFVEQGGNAFDTGYIYGGGVLEGRLGTWIRNRGIREDVVVITKGAHTPHCDPESLTSQLLESLERQGTDYADIYLMHRDNLEVPVGEFVDVMDEHQRAGRIRSYGVSNWTPERFDEAQAYAKANGRAGFQALSDHFGLAEAYDVPWAGCVHVTDPASKAWLEERQIPLLPWSSQARGFFTGRARPDDLSDPELVRCYYGDDNFERLRRAEELAAQHGVQATAIALAYVLAQPFPTFPLFGPRTITEVRSSMRGLSIELTPEQVAWLDLRG, from the coding sequence ATGACCGATCCCACCCCGACCACCACGACCGCACCCGGCTGGGCGGTCCTCGGCCCGGGCAGCATCGCCCGCCGCTTCCTCTCCCAGCTCCCCGCGAGCGAGCGCGCCGCCCGCCTCGTCGCCGCCGGCAGCTCGAGCGTCGAGCGCGCCGGCGCCTTCGCGGCGGAGGCGGCCGACCACGGCTTCGCCGACGTCACGGGCGCCGACTACGACGCCGTCCTCGCGGATCCGGCCGTCGACGCCGTCTACATCTCCACCGTGCACACCGGCCACGCCGACCTCGTCATCCGCGCGCTCGAGGCCGGCAAGGCCGTCCTCTGCGAGAAGCCGCTCGCCGTCAACCACGGCACCGCGATGGCGCTCGTCGACGCGGCCCGCACGGCGGGCGTCCCGCTCGTCGAGGCGTACATGTACCGCTTCCACCCGCAGACCGCGGCGCTCCTCGACCTGCTGCGCGAGGGCGTGATCGGCGACGTCGCCCACGTCGACGCGTCCTTCTCCTTCCGCACCGGATCCCGCACCGGGCGCCTCTACGACACCGCGACCGCGGGCGGCGGGATCCTCGACGTCGGCGGCTACACGGTCACCGCCGCGGCCGCCGTGGTGCAGGCCGCGACCGGGATCGCCGTCGCCGAGCCGCTCACCCTGGAGGTGGACGGAACGGTCGGCCCGACCGGCGTCGACGAGTGGTCCGTCGCGCGCGCGACCTACCGCGGCGGCGCCGGGCAGCAGGGCATCACCGCGACCCTCCGCACGGGCGTCGCGCTCGACGAGCCGCAGGCGCTCACTATCCACGGCTCGAAGGGCCGCATCCACCTCAGCGACCCGTGGACCCTCGGCGACACGCCCACCATCGAGGTCTCCGTCGTCGGCGAGGAGCCGCGCACGCTCACCTTCGCGGGCGCGAAGCCGTACGCGATCGAGGCCGACGCCACGACCGACGCGCTCGCGGCGGGTCTCGGCGAGGCCGCCCAGATGACGCTCGACGAGACGCTCGCCACGGCCCGCACGCTCGACCGGTGGCGCGCCGCGCTCCAGCTCCGCTACCCGTTCGAGTCGGAGGACGCGGACATCCCCACCGTCTCCGGCCGGCCCCTCGCGGTCCGCGACGACAGCCCGATGCTCTACGGCGAGATCCCCGGAGTCGGCAAGCGCATGTCGCGTCTCGTCATGGGCGTCGACAACCAGCCCGACCTCGCGCACGCCTCCGCGATCTTCGACCACTTCGTCGAGCAGGGCGGCAACGCCTTCGACACCGGCTACATCTACGGCGGCGGCGTGCTCGAGGGCCGCCTGGGCACGTGGATCCGGAACCGCGGCATCCGCGAGGACGTCGTCGTGATCACCAAGGGCGCCCACACCCCGCACTGCGATCCCGAGTCGCTCACGAGCCAGCTGCTGGAGAGCCTCGAGCGCCAGGGCACCGACTACGCCGACATCTACCTCATGCACCGCGACAACCTCGAGGTGCCGGTGGGGGAGTTCGTCGACGTGATGGACGAGCACCAGCGCGCCGGGCGGATCCGCTCCTACGGCGTCTCCAACTGGACGCCCGAGCGCTTCGACGAGGCGCAGGCCTACGCGAAGGCGAACGGCCGGGCCGGGTTCCAGGCGCTGAGCGACCACTTCGGCCTGGCCGAGGCGTACGACGTGCCGTGGGCGGGATGCGTGCACGTCACGGATCCGGCCTCCAAGGCCTGGCTCGAGGAGCGGCAGATCCCGCTGCTGCCGTGGTCGTCGCAGGCCCGCGGCTTCTTCACGGGCCGCGCCCGTCCCGACGACCTGAGCGACCCGGAGCTCGTGCGCTGCTACTACGGCGACGACAACTTCGAGCGCCTCCGCCGCGCCGAGGAGCTCGCCGCCCAGCACGGCGTGCAGGCCACGGCGATCGCGCTCGCCTACGTGCTCGCGCAGCCGTTCCCGACCTTCCCGCTGTTCGGCCCGCGCACCATCACGGAGGTCCGCTCCTCGATGCGCGGCCTGTCGATCGAGCTCACCCCGGAGCAGGTGGCGTGGCTGGACCTGCGCGGCTGA
- a CDS encoding OsmC family protein, translating to MPQHPKGSVLEFDLLGTGSGVLQEVSIAGSEHTVRAEGHPAFGGTDSAPSPLDLVLSAYVSCNQVTATIIALGQGITLGAFEGRVQAELDNSVLVFGAEGDGTFQRLTLTVDLETELDDAAFDAFVAEVARRCPLTQLFERAGVQITNAWTNRALARV from the coding sequence ATGCCGCAGCACCCCAAGGGATCCGTCCTCGAGTTCGACCTCCTCGGGACGGGATCCGGCGTCCTCCAGGAGGTGTCCATCGCGGGAAGCGAGCACACCGTCCGCGCCGAGGGCCACCCCGCGTTCGGCGGCACGGACAGCGCGCCCAGCCCGCTCGACCTCGTGCTCTCCGCGTACGTCTCGTGCAACCAGGTGACGGCGACGATCATCGCGCTCGGCCAGGGCATCACCCTCGGCGCCTTCGAGGGCCGCGTGCAGGCCGAGCTCGACAACTCCGTCCTCGTCTTCGGCGCCGAGGGCGACGGCACGTTCCAGCGCCTGACCCTCACGGTCGACCTCGAGACCGAGCTCGACGACGCCGCCTTCGACGCGTTCGTCGCCGAGGTCGCGCGCCGCTGCCCGCTCACGCAGCTCTTCGAGCGGGCCGGGGTGCAGATCACGAACGCCTGGACGAACCGGGCGCTCGCGCGGGTCTGA